A genomic segment from Nicotiana tabacum cultivar K326 chromosome 7, ASM71507v2, whole genome shotgun sequence encodes:
- the LOC107772245 gene encoding single-stranded DNA-binding protein, mitochondrial yields MNSVAAKIVKLLRVSPATKPCSSLVMGVQGSSRLCYSTGTFLSDDDAPVSNNEAVEIDDDDFLPEKPDLQLQGVDPRKGWNFRGVHKAIICGRVGQSPVQKILRNGRTVTIFTVGTGGMFDQRITGDRNLPKPGQWHRVAVHNDMLGQYSVQQLTKNSSVYIEGDIETRVYNDSLSGEVKSIPEICVRRDGRIRLIKVGESVSSISIDELREGLL; encoded by the exons ATGAATTCAGTGGCTGCTAAAATCGTCAAATTGTTACGCGTCTCTCCTGCCACAAAACCCTGTTCTTCCCTTG TGATGGGTGTGCAAGGAAGCTCTAGGTTGTGTTATTCAACTGGTACATTTCTTAGTGATGACGATGCGCCTGTAAGTAATAATGAAGCTGtagaaattgatgatgatgattttcTTCCTGAAAAGCCCGATTTGCAGCTGCAAGGTGTGGATCCTAGAAAGGGCTGGAATTTTCGGGGTGTGCACAAG GCTATTATATGTGGCAGAGTTGGGCAATCTCCTGTGCAGAAAATATTGAGAAACGGCCGAACTGTAACTATCTTCACAGTTGGAACAGGTGGCATGTTCGATCAGAGAATCACGGGAGACAGAAACTTGCCTAAGCCTGGTCAGTGGCATAGGGTCGCGGTGCACAATGATATGCTTGGGCAGTACTCCGTTCAGCAACTTACCAAAAA CTCCTCAGTCTACATTGAGGGTGATATTGAAACCAGAGTCTATAATGATAGTCTCAGCGGTGAAGTTAAAAGCATACCAGAAATTTGTGTGCGCAGAGATG GGAGGATTCGGCTTATAAAAGTTGGTGAAAGTGTCAGCAGTATCTCTATTGATGAGCTCC GAGAAGGATTGCTGTAG
- the LOC107772263 gene encoding uncharacterized protein LOC107772263, translating to MKRKGKGRNNPTLVNIEPLCLARAKPTCSKKMKMEKVSFHSIRTWKNSSSLLRYSQINGFAMSLQQKVRVRFPKLLDVKNPTQKTEKGGPKGKNKMIKWAKPAQLLPKEIGSIFSNGSRNKKPLQNSKNDINDNADALNDCTEEERDALIVSRKKGSKFKSLLEDSVEGLTLSRSCSFKKIMRIIDTKGKQMKKKDEATSETSTGTRKQPRILFRNLSGLKFRFRTRVRFRFNNGKTNKADTGTDFEGADYVAVKNAETGKMSKTISWASIRRPTGYCIIRSMKSIHKRMMKQGRECKHEDGDEQEKVELELCKKRILMGDKCRPLSASGSLHYDQNGILLPEVLPYQEL from the coding sequence atgaaaaggaaaggaaaaggaagaaacaaCCCAACTCTTGTAAATATTGAACCATTGTGTTTGGCAAGAGCAAAACCAACTTGttcaaagaaaatgaagatggagAAGGTAAGTTTTCATAGTATTCGAACGTGGAAAAATTCCAGCTCTCTCCTAAGGTATTCACAAATCAATGGCTTTGCCATGTCCCTGCAACAAAAGGTGAGAGTGAGATTCCCCAAGTTGCTTGATGTCAAGAACCCCACGCAAAAGACTGAAAAGGGTGGCCCCAAGGgcaaaaacaaaatgatcaaatgGGCCAAACCTGCACAACTTCTGCCAAAGGAAATTGGTTCCATTTTCAGTAATGGTTCCCGCAACAAGAAACcacttcaaaactccaaaaatgaCATAAACGATAATGCTGACGCTTTGAATGACTGCACAGAAGAAGAACGAGATGCGCTTATTGTCTCCAGGAAAAAAGGCAGCAAGTTTAAGTCTTTGTTGGAAGATTCAGTAGAGGGATTAACGTTGAGTAGATCATGTTCATTCAAGAAGATAATGAGAATCATAGATACAAAGGGAAAgcaaatgaagaagaaagatgaagcAACCTCAGAAACGTCAACTGGCACAAGAAAGCAACCGCGGATTTTGTTCCGAAATCTTTCAGGGCTCAAGTTCAGGTTCAGGACGAGGGTTAGATTTCGCTTCAACAATGGGAAGACCAACAAAGCAGATACTGGAACAGACTTTGAAGGTGCTGACTACGTTGCTGTTAAAAATGCCGAGACGGGGAAAATGTCGAAAACCATTAGCTGGGCATCAATCAGGAGGCCTACTGGTTACTGCATCATTAGAAGCATGAAATCCATACACAAAAGAATGATGAAACAGGGGAGAGAATGCAAACATGAAGATGGGGACGAACAAGAGAAAGTTGAACTGGAATTATGCAAGAAAAGGATACTCATGGGAGACAAATGTCGACCGCTCAGTGCATCCGGCAGCCTTCATTACGATCAGAATGGCATTCTGTTACCAGAAGTTCTTCCATATCAAGAGTTATAA
- the LOC107772253 gene encoding uncharacterized protein LOC107772253 has product MANRTDPLAKSIRGTNPQNLVEKILRSKIYQNTYWKEQCFGLTAETLVDKAMELDHLGGTFGGNRKPTPFICLVMKMLQIQPEKDIVVEFIKNEDYKYVRALGAFYLRITGTDIDIYRYLEPLYNDYRKLRRKLADGQYALTHVDEYIDELLTTDYSCDIALPRIKKRSQLEHNGQLEPRRSALEDDFEEEEEKDEDEPLATGLDDDHEKDYYRGGSPTRERDRDRRRDSHRYRDRDYDRDRDYDRDYERDRDYDRERGRRDRDRDRDRDRHRLRDDKDYGRERDRERDREARERDRRDRERGRHRSYSRSRSRSRDRKDRDDDRRKRHARSSASPARDEPKKKKEKKEKKEKKDDGTDHPDPEIAEANRLRASLGLKPLKL; this is encoded by the exons ATGGCGAATCGCACCGATCCATTGGCAAAGAGCATTAGGGGAACGAACCCTCAGAATCTGGTGGAGAAAATTCTCAGGTCTAAAATATACCAAAACACCTACTGGAAAGAACAATGTTTCGGGTTGACAGCAGAAACCCTAGTCGACAAGGCCATGGAACTCGACCACCTCGGTGGTACATTCGGCGGCAATCGAAAACCCACACCCTTTATATGCCTTGTCATGAAGATGCTCCAAATCCAGCCTGAAAAAGATATAGTTGTGGAGTTCATAAAAAACGAAGATTACAAGTATGTTCGTGCTCTTGGGGCTTTTTATTTGCGGATTACGGGTACGGATATCGATATTTATCGATACCTTGAGCCTCTCTACAATGATTATCGGAAGCTCAGACGTAAATTAGCTGATGGGC AGTATGCACTGACACACGTGGATGAGTATATTGACGAGCTTCTGACGACAGATTACTCTTGTGATATTGCTTTGCCTCGCATCAAGAAAAG ATCGCAATTGGAACATAATGGACAGCTGGAACCTCGGAGAAGTGCATTGGAAGATGACTttgaagaggaagaggaaaagGATGAAGATGAACCACTTGCCACTGGATTAGACGATGATCATGAAAAG GATTACTATCGTGGGGGAAGTCCAACTAGGGAGAGAGATCGGGATAGAAGACGAGATAGTCACAGATACAG GGATCGTGACTATGATAGAGATCGAGATTATGATAGAGACTATGAAAGAGATCGTGATTATGACAGGGAACGTGGAAGACGTGACAGGGATAGAGACAGGGACCGGGACCGTCATCGCCTCAGAGACGATAAGGACTATGGTCGAGAGAGGGATCGGGAAAGGGACAGGGAGGCCAGAGAACGTGATAGACGTGACCGTGAGCGCGGTCGACACAGGAGTTATTCTAGGAGCAGAAGTAGAAGCAGAGACCGTAAAGACCGTGATGATGATCGTCGTAAAAGGCATGCTCGCAGCAGTGCTAGTCCTGCTCGTGATGAAcccaagaagaagaaggagaagaaggagaagaaagaaaagaaagatgatgGAACAGATCATCCAGATCCAGAGATAGCAGAAGCCAACAGGCTTAGGGCATCGCTTGGGTTAAAGCCTTTGAAGCTATGA